The genomic stretch CAAGGGCTCGGGCGCTACTCCGACGACGTGAACCTGCCCCGCCAGGCCTACGCCGTGGTCGTGCGCTCGGTGCACGCGCACGCCCGCATCCGGGGTATCGACGCCTCGGCCGCGCTCAAGGCTCCGGGCACGCTCGCCGTGCTCACGGGTGACGACTTCGCCGCCGACGGCCTCGGCAACCTGCCCACCGATTCGAATCGCAAGCGCCGCGATGGGTCGCCGGCCTTCGCGACGCCGCGGCCGGCTCTCATACGGGGGCGTGTCCGGCATGTGGGCGATCCCCTGGCCCTCGTGGTGGCGGAGACTCCGGAGCAGGCCGCGGATGCCGCCGCCCTCGTGGCCGTGGACTACGAGCCATTGCCCGCGGTGGCGGGAGCGGTCGAGGCCACGCGTCCCGGGGCGCCCGCGGTGTGGGACGAGGCGCCGGACAATGTCGCCTTCGTCTGGGAGGCGGGCAATCGCGACACCGTGGCGCGCGCGTTCGAGGCGGCGGCGCACGTGACCCGCCTCGACTTCGTGGTCTCCCGGGTGGCCGCTGCCCCACTCGAGCCACGTGCTGGCGTCGGCGAGTTCGATCGCCGCAGCGGGCGCTACACGCTCCATACCGGGATCCAGGCCCCGCACGGTCTTCGCACCCTGCTCGCCGAGCAGGTGTTCCGCGTGCCCCAGAGCACTGTCCGGGTGGTGACGGGGGAAGTCGGGGGCAGCTTCGGGATGCGCAGCGGCATCTATCCCGAGATGGTGCTGGTGCTCTGGGCGGCCAAGCGTCTGGGGCGCCCCGTGAAGTGGACTTCTGATCGGCGCGAAGGCTTCGTCACCGACGAGCACGGCCGCGACAACGTGACCAGCGTGGAGCTGGCCCTCGACGCGGGCGGAAAGTTCCTGGCCTTGCGTGTCAATCTCATGGTCAACATCGGCGCCTACCTGACGCCCCGCAGCGCGGGTCCCGCCACCAACAATGTCGGCGGCGTGGCCGGCGTGTACACCACGCCCGCCATCCACCTCACGAGCACGGGTGTCTTCACCAACACCACGCCGACCGGCCCCTACCGTGGGGCCGGCCGTCCGGAGGCGACGTACGCCATCGAGCGGGTCATCGACGTGGCCGCGCGCGAGCTCGGAATCGACGCGATCGAGCTGCGCCGCCGGAATCTCATCCCGTCTTCCGCGATGCCGTTCAAGACGGGGCTCGTCTTCACCTATGACTGTGGCGACTTCGCGCGCGTCATGGACATGGCGCTGGTCCTGGCCGACCATGCCGGGTTCGAGGGGCGCCGCGCGGAAGCCAGGAAGCGCGGCAAGCTTCTCGGTCTGGGCATCGCGAACCCCATCGAGGTTGCCGGAGGGCCGTACACGGGCGTCAATCCCGATACGGCGGAGATGCGCGTCAATCCCGACGGCTCCGTCTCGCTCTTTGCCGGATCGACCTCGATGGGGCAGGGGAACGAGACGGCCTTTACTCAGATCGTGAGTGACCGGCTCGGCCTGCCGCCCGAGCGCATCCAGGTCTTCTGGGGCGACAGCGACGCGCTGGGCGCCGGGCGGGGCAATGGCGGGTCGGGCGCCCTCACCGTGGGCGGCTCCGCGGTCCTGCGCGCCACCGAGAAGGTGATCGAGCGCGGGCGACGCATCGCCGCCAAGCTCCTGGAGGCCGCGCACGAGGACGTCGTCCTCCGCGACGGCCGCTTCACCGTCACGGGCACGGATCGCGGCGTGACGTTCAACAGTGTCGCCCGCACGGCCTATCAGCCGCGCCAGCTCCCCGCCGGATTCGAGCCGGGCTTCAGCGAGACGGCGGCGTTCGTGCCGCCCGCCGTCACCTTCCCCAATGGCTCCCACCTGTGCGAGGTCGAGATCGACGAGGAGACGGGGGTCGTGCGGGTGGTCCGCTACGCCGTGGTCGACGATGTCGGCCGCATGGTCAATCCCATGCTCGTCAAGGGGCAGATCCACGGCGGCATCGTTCAGGGCCTCGGCCAGGGGCTCTTCGAGATCCTGGCTTACGAATCGGCGACCGGCCAGCTTCTCTCCGGCTCGTTCATGGACTACGCCATGCCCCGCGCGGATGATCTGCCGCTCTTCGACGTGGACTCGCACGAGGTGCCGACCCAGGTCAATCCGCTGGGCGCCAAGGGAGTGGGCGAGGCGGGCACCGTCGGCGCGCTCCCCGCGCTGCTGAACGCGGTCAATGACGCCCTGGCGCCGCTCGGGGTTCGGCACCTCGACATGCCGGTGACCCCCGAGCGCGTCTGGCGCGCCATCCGCGACGCGAAGGGTGGCGTCGCTACTTGACGGTCTGATGGTTTGCGGCTAGCCTCGGCCAACCTGTCCTACCTCGATCGTCCCGACTTGCCGGAGGCTGCACCGTGAAATGTCCTCGGTGCCAAGCTGAAAACCCCGCGGGCATGCGGTTCTGCGGGCAGTGCGCAGCCCCGCTCGAGGCCGTCTGTCCGTCGTGCGGGGCGGCCAATCCGCCCGGCCACAAATTCTGCGGACAGTGTGCGGCTCCGCTGGAACCATCCCAACCCTCCCGCTTCCTCGCGCCGGATGCCTATACCCCCAAGCACCTCGCCGAGAGGATCCTCACCTCCAAGAGCGCGCTCGAAGGTGAACGGAAGCAGGTGACGGTCCTCTTCGCGGATCTCAAGGGCTCGATGGAGCTCCTGGCCGACCGCGATCCCGAAGAAGCCCGGAAGATCCTCGACCCGGTGCTCAACCACATGATGGAGGCGGTGCACCGCTACGAGGGCACGGTCAACCAGGTGATGGGCGACGGGATCATGGCCCTCTTCGGCGCGCCCCTCGCCCACGAGGACCACGCGGTGCGGGGCTGCTACGCCGCCCTGGCCATGCAGGGCGCGGTGAAGAGGTACGCGGACGACATGAGACGGAACCACGGCGTCACCGTCCGGATCCGCGTGGGCCTGAATTCCGGCGAAGTGGTCGTGCGGGCCATCGGCAGCGACCTTCGCATGGACTATACGGCGGTGGGGCAGACCACGCATCTGGCCGCGCGCATGGAACAGCTCGCCGATCCGGGCGCCACCTTGCTCACGGCGGACACGCTGGCCCTGGCCGAGGGTTACATCGACGTCAGATCCGTCGGTCCCACGCCGGTGAAGGGCATGGCCGAGCCGGTCGAGGTGTACGAGATGCTCGGCGCCTCCACCATCCGGTCTCGGTTCGCGGCGGCGGCTGCGCGCGGCCTGACGACATTCGTGGGACGGACGGCCGAGATGGAGCAGCTCGCGCAGGCGCTCGACCATGCCAAGGCCGGACGAGGACAGGTCATCGGCGTGGTCGGCGAGCCCGGCGTCGGGAAGTCGCGTCTGTACTACGAGTTCACCCATTCCCATCGTGTCCAGGACTGCCTCCTGATCGAGAGCGTCTCCGTCTCGTACGGCAAGGCGACCGCGTACCTCCCCGTGATCGAGCTGTTGAGGAGCTATTTCCGGATCGAGAGCCGGGACGATGCCCGGATCATCCGGGAAAAGGTGACGGGCCGGCTCCTGTCGCTCGACCGGGCCCTCGAGCCGTTCATGGCCGCGTTCCTGTGGCTGCTCGACGTGTCGACGGACGATCCGCAGTGGGAGCGCCTCGACCCCCCGCAGCGGCGTCAGCAGACCCTCGACGGCGTGAAGCGGCTGCTCTTGCGAGAGAGCCAGGTCCAGCCCGTCGTGGTGGTGTTCGAGGACCTGCACTGGATCGACGCCGAGACGCAGGCGCTGGTGGACGCGCTGGTGGAGAGCCTCCCCGCCGCCCGCGTCCTGCTCCTCGTCAACTACCGCCCCGAGTACCAGCACGCCTGGGGCTCCAAGACGTACTATCGGCAGCTCCGCATCGACCCGCTGCCCGCGGCGAGCGCCCACGAGCTCCTCGATGCCCTTCTCGGTGATGACGCGTCGGTGCGGGCGTTGAAGCCTCTGCTCGTCCAGCGCACGGAGGGGACGCCCTTCTTCCTCGAGGAGAGCGTCCGCACGCTCGTGGAGACGCGCGTGCTCGTGGGCGCCCGGGGCGCCTACCGGTTGCAGAAGCCGCTGAGCACGATCGAGGTGCCGGCGACCGTGAAGGCGCTCCTCGCCGCCCGCATCGATCGCTTGCCGTCGGTAGAGAAGGGTGTTCTCCAGGCCGCCTCCGTCATCGGCACCGACGTGCCGTTCGGGCTGCTCCAGGCCATCGCGGGCATGCCCGACGAGGAGCTTCGACAGCACCTCGTGCAGCTCCAGTCCGCGGAGTTCCTGTACGAGACCAATCTCTTTCCCGAGCTCGAGCACACCTTCAAGCACGCCCTGACCCACGAGGTCGCGTACGGGACGCTCCTGGGGGACCGCCGGCGCACGCTCCATGCGCGGATCGTCGAGGCCATCGAGCGGCTCTTTGCCGGGCGATTGACCGAGCAGGTCGAGCAGCTCGCCCATCACGCGGTGAGAGGTGAAGTCTGGGACCGGGCCGTCACCTACCTCCACGAGGCCGGAGCCAAAGCCTTCAGACGCTCGACCTACCCCGAGGCCATTGCGTACTTGACCCAGGGCCTCGAGCTCGCCGCGAAATTGCCGCCGGGCCGCGACCAGATGCGGCAGGAGCTGCGGATGCTGCTCTCGCTCGGCCCCACGCTCCAGATGACACGGGGATTCGCCGCGGCGGAAGTCGAGAGAACGTACGCCCGCGCGCGTGAGCTGTCCGAGGAGCTCGGCGCGCCGGTCGAGCTTTTTCAGGCGCTGTGGGGTCTCTGGTTGCACACGGCAGGCCGGGGACGCCAAGACAGGGCCCGGCCGTTCGCCGAAGAGCTTCTTGCCCTGGCGGAGCGGCTTGGCGATCCGGCCCTGCTGCTCGAGGCACATCACGCGATGTGCCCCAGCACGCTCTGGTCGGGCGACCCGGACGCGACCCGGCGACATGGCGAGAAAGGCATGGCGCTCTACGATCAAGAGACGCATGCCTCGCTGGCCTTCCTCTACGGCGGGCACGACCCGGGCGTGTGCTGCCGAATGCATTCAGGGATGGCCCTCTGGTTCCTGGGGTATCCGAAGAGTGCGCTGGAACGCAGTCGCTCGGGCCTGGCCCTGGCCCGGGATCTCTCCCACCTGGGGAGCATCGTCAATGCTCTCCCGTTCGCAATGTTGGTCCATCAGCTCCGGGGGGACGAAGCCGTGGTACGGGAACTGATGGAATCAATCATCATGCTCTCGACCGAGCACGGATTTCCGCAATGGCTGTTGTTTGGGAAGATGTTCGAGGCCTGGTTCCGGGCGGAGCAGGAGGGTGGTGAGGCTGCCATCGCTCAGCTTCGCGGAGCCATTGCCGAGTACCGGGCAACGGGGAACGAGCTCTACGTTCCGGGATTTTTCTCTCTCCTGGCCACGGCGCTCTTGAAGCATGGCGCAGCTGAAGAGGCGTTGGGCGTCGTGGCGGATGCGCAGGCGATGGTCGAGGCGACCGGAATGCGGCTCTGGGATTCGGACTACTCGCGCCTCAAGGGAGAGCTACTGCTCGCGCGTGATCCAGGGGCCGGGCAGGATGCGGAAATTGCGTTTCGTCAGGCCATCGAGATCGCGCGCGGGCAGAGCGCGAAATCATGGGAGCTGCGCGCGGCGGTCTCCCTGGCCAGACTGTGGCAACGCCAGGGCAAGCGCCAGGAG from Candidatus Methylomirabilota bacterium encodes the following:
- a CDS encoding xanthine dehydrogenase family protein molybdopterin-binding subunit, with the protein product MSDPVTVQKYAIGQSVHRREDPHLLQGLGRYSDDVNLPRQAYAVVVRSVHAHARIRGIDASAALKAPGTLAVLTGDDFAADGLGNLPTDSNRKRRDGSPAFATPRPALIRGRVRHVGDPLALVVAETPEQAADAAALVAVDYEPLPAVAGAVEATRPGAPAVWDEAPDNVAFVWEAGNRDTVARAFEAAAHVTRLDFVVSRVAAAPLEPRAGVGEFDRRSGRYTLHTGIQAPHGLRTLLAEQVFRVPQSTVRVVTGEVGGSFGMRSGIYPEMVLVLWAAKRLGRPVKWTSDRREGFVTDEHGRDNVTSVELALDAGGKFLALRVNLMVNIGAYLTPRSAGPATNNVGGVAGVYTTPAIHLTSTGVFTNTTPTGPYRGAGRPEATYAIERVIDVAARELGIDAIELRRRNLIPSSAMPFKTGLVFTYDCGDFARVMDMALVLADHAGFEGRRAEARKRGKLLGLGIANPIEVAGGPYTGVNPDTAEMRVNPDGSVSLFAGSTSMGQGNETAFTQIVSDRLGLPPERIQVFWGDSDALGAGRGNGGSGALTVGGSAVLRATEKVIERGRRIAAKLLEAAHEDVVLRDGRFTVTGTDRGVTFNSVARTAYQPRQLPAGFEPGFSETAAFVPPAVTFPNGSHLCEVEIDEETGVVRVVRYAVVDDVGRMVNPMLVKGQIHGGIVQGLGQGLFEILAYESATGQLLSGSFMDYAMPRADDLPLFDVDSHEVPTQVNPLGAKGVGEAGTVGALPALLNAVNDALAPLGVRHLDMPVTPERVWRAIRDAKGGVAT
- a CDS encoding adenylate/guanylate cyclase domain-containing protein, coding for MKCPRCQAENPAGMRFCGQCAAPLEAVCPSCGAANPPGHKFCGQCAAPLEPSQPSRFLAPDAYTPKHLAERILTSKSALEGERKQVTVLFADLKGSMELLADRDPEEARKILDPVLNHMMEAVHRYEGTVNQVMGDGIMALFGAPLAHEDHAVRGCYAALAMQGAVKRYADDMRRNHGVTVRIRVGLNSGEVVVRAIGSDLRMDYTAVGQTTHLAARMEQLADPGATLLTADTLALAEGYIDVRSVGPTPVKGMAEPVEVYEMLGASTIRSRFAAAAARGLTTFVGRTAEMEQLAQALDHAKAGRGQVIGVVGEPGVGKSRLYYEFTHSHRVQDCLLIESVSVSYGKATAYLPVIELLRSYFRIESRDDARIIREKVTGRLLSLDRALEPFMAAFLWLLDVSTDDPQWERLDPPQRRQQTLDGVKRLLLRESQVQPVVVVFEDLHWIDAETQALVDALVESLPAARVLLLVNYRPEYQHAWGSKTYYRQLRIDPLPAASAHELLDALLGDDASVRALKPLLVQRTEGTPFFLEESVRTLVETRVLVGARGAYRLQKPLSTIEVPATVKALLAARIDRLPSVEKGVLQAASVIGTDVPFGLLQAIAGMPDEELRQHLVQLQSAEFLYETNLFPELEHTFKHALTHEVAYGTLLGDRRRTLHARIVEAIERLFAGRLTEQVEQLAHHAVRGEVWDRAVTYLHEAGAKAFRRSTYPEAIAYLTQGLELAAKLPPGRDQMRQELRMLLSLGPTLQMTRGFAAAEVERTYARARELSEELGAPVELFQALWGLWLHTAGRGRQDRARPFAEELLALAERLGDPALLLEAHHAMCPSTLWSGDPDATRRHGEKGMALYDQETHASLAFLYGGHDPGVCCRMHSGMALWFLGYPKSALERSRSGLALARDLSHLGSIVNALPFAMLVHQLRGDEAVVRELMESIIMLSTEHGFPQWLLFGKMFEAWFRAEQEGGEAAIAQLRGAIAEYRATGNELYVPGFFSLLATALLKHGAAEEALGVVADAQAMVEATGMRLWDSDYSRLKGELLLARDPGAGQDAEIAFRQAIEIARGQSAKSWELRAAVSLARLWQRQGKRQEAARLLAEAHGWFTEGFDTADLMEAKTLLDRLSAAST